The DNA region AGTCCGGCCAGGAGCGACAGAACGGCAATCATATTCAACAGCTTTGTTGCTTTGTACATTCGCGTATCCCTCCCTGTAATAGTGCGAGTTCAAATAGGTTGAAAGATGCGGCGCACGTCCGTCGTCCGGCTAAAGAAGACGCGGTCCCAAGCTTTTTTAGGCAGCACAAAAAAACCCTTCTTCTCCGCTCCCGCGAGGCCATGGACCAATCCGGTCCGTTTTGCCATGCGGATAACGTAAAGAGGGTTTTCTCCTTGTCTCTACCCGATATTCAATTGCTTTGAAAAGCTTTAAGAGCCGCCGTCTGCCCGGCCGAACACGAGGTTCTCCAACATCTGACGATACCTTCACTTTAACGGGGATTTATTAACGCTGTATCATTGCCGGGTAAACGGATTGTCAATTCGTCTCAAAAGGTATTACTGACAGCAGCTGTCAGTGTAAATGATTTATAATGACGAAAAGCTTCGATAGATGCTTGATCAATTATACGAGGAGGAACAACCATGACGAATTACATTGGAGCAACCGGAAACTATACAAAAAATGGAGTACCTAACGGATTTACGGCGATAACACCATTTATCGCAGTGAATCATCCTTCTGAAGCCATCGAGTTCTATAAATCTGTTTTTCACGCAAGGGTTAAGGATATTACTGAATTTTCGGATGAAAACGGCAATAAAGTAGTTGCTCATGCGGAATTGGATTTTGGAAACGGATTTTTGCAGTTGGGAGCAGCGAATCCGTCCTTTAATCTGGTTTTGCCGCCTGGTGAGGATAATACCTGCTATTCCTTGGGCATTTATGTTGCTGACGTGGATCAGGTATTTGAACATGCAGTGGCAAAAGGTGCGCGAGTCAGAGAAGCCGTTACAAACTTTGTTTCAGGTGACCGGTTCGGAAGTATTTGGGATCCTTTTGGGGTGAGATGGAGCATTATGACCAGGGTTGAGGATTTATCCGAAGAAGAGAGCACCCGGAGAGTGAGAGAATGGGCTGAAAGTTCGAGCGGTAATTGAAAAATCTATGTAGTTCTTCTCGAGTTCCCCGCTTTCATACAGTTGTTTGATATCTTCGTAAACTTCGAGCGGGTAAAGATCACTGGAGCAAGACACGATCTCGGCGTTCAAATAATATGGGGCATCCGAAAGCCTGCCGTTTAACAATTGTTTCATGTAATCTATTGCAAACTCTCTCGTCAATTGGTGATCAAAAACAAGCGTAACTATTGCTTTTAACGCTTGTCCCCTATCGGCGCATTCCGGCAATAAAAAAAACCGTCTGCAAACTCGCAGGCGGTTTTGATGATATTCCACATTAGATATCCGTGTGAGACAAAGCGAGCTGATCCTCGGGCATAGCCTTGGTCGAGCCGTCCAGATTAAGGATGGAGCGCCAGGAATAACGGGGTTCATAACCGAGTATTTTCCGGGCCTTGTCGATAGCCATCAGCGTCTCGTATCCCTGGATCTCCTTCTTTAGAGGGACCTTCGGAAAATACTTTTCGGCCAAATCGCGGCTCGGATCGGGCATAATCGTGTCCGGGGCCGTGATGTGGAACACCTCATGCCCCAGTCCGTTCTTCTCTATCGCCAGCAGGCAGGCGGTTGCGGCGTCCCGTACATCGCAGTAAGCCCATGCGTTTTTCTTCTGAATATCCTTCTCCTTGTCATGCCAGTGCAGGATCGGAATCTTCTCATACTCGTCGGGCTCATACATGTTGGCGAAACGCAGGGATACGAGCTGGGCGTTCGTCAGTTTGTGAAACATTCCCGTCAACTGTTCCGTCAGCGCCTTCGCCATCGCATAGGAGGACTTGACGAGCGTCGGATGCTCTTCATCCACGGGAAGATAACTAAGCTCTTCCGGCACGAACGGATACCCTAACACCGTTTCGCTGGACGCCCATACCAGCTTGGGAATTTTCAAATCCTTGCAGGCTTCGAGGATATTGAAATTGACGATCATGTTATTTTCGAATATGGCCTGGGGCGTATTTCTTACGTCCGTAGGGATGTTCCCCAGGTGAACAACGGCATCGCATCCCAACAGGAGCTGGATAACCTGGCCGTAATCGCGCAAATCCGCCTGGATAAAATTTTTCGACGCGGATTCTTCCCGCAGCTTCCGGTCCGAAGCGACTACGTCGTGCCCCGCTTCAAGGAACGTTCTTACGGTCCAGCGGCCGATCTTGCCCGCCGCGCCCGTTACCACTACTTTCACGATGGATTCACTCCTTTTGATCCTGAATCAAAATTTCTTTTTTAAAATCTCCCATCTTTGATGGTTTTATTAGCGGAGGAACGTATTTGCAGGAGCGTGGTGCAATAAAGTCCCGGATGTTATAATGAAACGAACTTCCTTGAATGGGTTACCTGCTGCAGATTTCGCAAAAAGGAGGCGCAACATGCTGTTGCAAGGAAAACGAATTATACTGAAACCAGCCGCCAAGGAAGACGCCCAGTCCCTGCTGGATCTCGAGGTAAGAAACCGGCCGTTTTTTCAGCAATTCAGCGGCAAAAAGGACGGATCTTTTTATACTTATGAGGGGCAGGCGGACAGAATCGGCAGATTTTTGGAACAAAGCGAAGCCGATCAAGCCTACCTTTTCTTGATTTTTTTCCCGGGCTCGGATGAAGTGATCGGCGAAGTGATGTTAACCGAGGTCGCCCGCGGAAATCTGCAAGGCTGCTGGATCGGCTATTTCCTCGATCAAGCTTACAACGGCCAAGGCTACATGACGGAAGCCGTAAGGCTTATCGTCCGATATGCGTTTGAGGAGTTGGACCTTCACCGGATCGAAGCCGGGGTGATGCCGCATAATGCCGCATCGATGCAGGTGCTGTTGAAAGCGGGGTTTAAGAAAGAAGGGCTTGCCCGCAAAAACGTAAAAATTAACGGAGAATGGCGGGACCATCAGACCTTTGCGATCCTCAAAGAGGATATCCTACCGGCGATTTCCGGCGAAGCCAAGCCGGCAACCGGCCGCAGCTTTATTATTTTCGGAGCCAGCAAAGGCTTGGGCGGCGCGTTCGCCAAAGCCTTGCCCGCCGCAGGGGATACCGTGTGGATCGTTTCCCGCAACCGTCCGCAAAGTTTGGAGCTCAAGGATGGCGTACGCCGCCATTGGATTGAAGCCGACCTCGCTTCGCCGGATGCCGGAAGCATGATCGCCAAAGCGCTTCAGGGCGCGGTCATCGACGTGCTCATCTATAACGTCGGGATCTGGGAAAGCCGGGGGTTCAGCCCAGACTATGATTTTGAAAAAGACGACCCGCAGCACATATCCGCCATCCTCCAGGTAAACTTGACCTCCGCGATCACCTGCATTCAGAAGCTGCTGCCTAATCTGAAACAATCGGACCGGGGCAAAATCGTTCTGATCGGTTCGACCGCTGGACTGGAGAACAATCATATATCCCAGGTCGCTTTTGCCGCATCCAAGTTTGGTCTGCGCGGCGCAGCTAATGCGTTAAGGGAGCATCTTAAGCCGCACGCCATCGGTGTAACCTGCATTAATCCGGGGGAACTGGCTACCCAAATGCCTTATGAAGCCGGCGTCGAAGCGGTCTGGGCGGCTTACCGTGGAGCCCAAATCCCCCTGCAGGATATCGTTGAACTGGTCAGATTCGTCATTCATCTGTCAAACGCTTCGTGCATAAAAGAAATCAATGTGCCGGCCATGCTGGACGCGGATGCCTGAATTTAGGGTAAGTGCAAAACATACAATTATTTTTGGACTATTTTTTGCTCCTTCCGGTTTAATTGCAAAACCTGCAGTTAAACCGGAGCAAAATTTCGCTTATTCCTCTGTCCCTTGTTTTTAGTTGTACTTTTTACAACTATCGCCACTTGCGGATCAAGCGCTCTATGCCAAGTGTAAGAAATGCAATTATTTATGATTAACTCCTATAAGGCCCTTAATGAAACGTGTTAACGGCACTTCAAAGCTAGTTTTTCGCGGTCCCCCTATTTAAAACTCTCGATAAACCGGCGGGCCGCTTGCGAAAGCGGCATATTCCGCATGTTCATGATGCCGACCTGGGACGGCGGCAGTTTGACGTCCAGCCTAATTTCGAACAGGGAGCCCTCCTCCAGCTCTTTGGACACGAATTCCCGCGCCACGTAAGAAATCCCCAGCCCCCTGCGCGCCATCTCGATCAGCAGCCCCACGCTGCCGACCTCGATTTCGGGCTTCAGCTCAAAGCCGAAGTCCTGAAACAGCTCCGTAATGGCCATCCGCGCCCGGCTGTTGCGCGAGAACAGAATCAGCGGATATTTCATCAGTTCCTCCAGCGTCAGCACCTTGTCCCTAAGCTCCTCATAAAAACGGCAGCCCGCCACAAAGCAATCCTGCAGCTCGATCCCCTGGCGAACCTCAATCTGCGCGTCCACAATCGGCATCCGGGCGACGCCCAAATCGATTTTCCCCTCTTTCAGAAACGTCATAATCTCCGGTGTCGTCCCGTGCAGCAGATGAATGCCGATCCCCGGATACCGAACGTGGAACGCCTCCACGAAGGGCAGCAAATAATGCTTGAACAGCGAATCGCTGCCGCCGATCCGCAGCTCGCCGCTGTCGAGGTTTTTCAGCTCGGCCATTTTCTGCTCGGCTGTCGTCATTAAAATATGCGACTGTTCGATATAGGAATAAAGGACGGCCCCCTCCTGGGTTAGCGAGACCCCCTTGGAATTCCGGTAAAACAAAGTCAGCCCGAAGCTTTCCTCCAGCTGTTTGATCGCGTGGCTTACGCTCGGCTGAGTGAGGTACAGGGCGTTGGCGGCTTGCGTCAGGCTGCCTGTCTTAGCGGCCCAATAAAACACTTTGTATAATTCATAATTTATGCTCATAGACGTGATCTATATCTCCTGTCAAATATATTAATTACATATATGAAGTCTATTCGTATTATAGTGGATTATGAAAAAAGATACCATAGCTTACAGATAGGAGATAGGGTTATTTGATCCCGTCTTCCGTTCATCTAATATGACCATAGAGAAGCTATGCGAGAGGAGAGAAACGTATGGAAGCCAGCACATTTGTTTTGTTTGGGGCGACAGGAGATTTGGCCAAACGGAAAATTTATCCGGCCCTGTTTAATTTATATCTCGACGGCAAGCTGCCGCAGGTTTTTTCCCTGATTGGCCTTGGCCGAAGAGAGTGGTCCGATGACACCTTCCGGGCGAACATCGAACAATCTCTGCGCAGCTTTTCCAGACGGGATGCCGATGATTCCGGAGCCTTGGCCCGTTTTCTGAGCATGTTCCGCTACCAAGTGCTCGACGTGGATCGTAAAGAGGATTACCAAACTTTGCTGCGGTTGATCGAGCAGCGGGAGCAAGCCTTGGGGGCTGCCCCGAACCGGATG from Paenibacillus macerans includes:
- a CDS encoding SDR family NAD(P)-dependent oxidoreductase, with translation MLKEDILPAISGEAKPATGRSFIIFGASKGLGGAFAKALPAAGDTVWIVSRNRPQSLELKDGVRRHWIEADLASPDAGSMIAKALQGAVIDVLIYNVGIWESRGFSPDYDFEKDDPQHISAILQVNLTSAITCIQKLLPNLKQSDRGKIVLIGSTAGLENNHISQVAFAASKFGLRGAANALREHLKPHAIGVTCINPGELATQMPYEAGVEAVWAAYRGAQIPLQDIVELVRFVIHLSNASCIKEINVPAMLDADA
- a CDS encoding LysR family transcriptional regulator; protein product: MSINYELYKVFYWAAKTGSLTQAANALYLTQPSVSHAIKQLEESFGLTLFYRNSKGVSLTQEGAVLYSYIEQSHILMTTAEQKMAELKNLDSGELRIGGSDSLFKHYLLPFVEAFHVRYPGIGIHLLHGTTPEIMTFLKEGKIDLGVARMPIVDAQIEVRQGIELQDCFVAGCRFYEELRDKVLTLEELMKYPLILFSRNSRARMAITELFQDFGFELKPEIEVGSVGLLIEMARRGLGISYVAREFVSKELEEGSLFEIRLDVKLPPSQVGIMNMRNMPLSQAARRFIESFK
- a CDS encoding DUF1186 domain-containing protein, giving the protein MNPVIPGAPSLIWTARPRLCPRISSLCLTRISNVEYHQNRLRVCRRFFLLPECADRGQALKAIVTLVFDHQLTREFAIDYMKQLLNGRLSDAPYYLNAEIVSCSSDLYPLEVYEDIKQLYESGELEKNYIDFSITARTFSPFSHSPGALFFG
- a CDS encoding VOC family protein, with translation MTNYIGATGNYTKNGVPNGFTAITPFIAVNHPSEAIEFYKSVFHARVKDITEFSDENGNKVVAHAELDFGNGFLQLGAANPSFNLVLPPGEDNTCYSLGIYVADVDQVFEHAVAKGARVREAVTNFVSGDRFGSIWDPFGVRWSIMTRVEDLSEEESTRRVREWAESSSGN
- a CDS encoding NAD-dependent epimerase/dehydratase family protein yields the protein MKVVVTGAAGKIGRWTVRTFLEAGHDVVASDRKLREESASKNFIQADLRDYGQVIQLLLGCDAVVHLGNIPTDVRNTPQAIFENNMIVNFNILEACKDLKIPKLVWASSETVLGYPFVPEELSYLPVDEEHPTLVKSSYAMAKALTEQLTGMFHKLTNAQLVSLRFANMYEPDEYEKIPILHWHDKEKDIQKKNAWAYCDVRDAATACLLAIEKNGLGHEVFHITAPDTIMPDPSRDLAEKYFPKVPLKKEIQGYETLMAIDKARKILGYEPRYSWRSILNLDGSTKAMPEDQLALSHTDI